aaaGGAGTAAGATGAAATACAGGGGTTAGAGCACTAATAGTCCGACTCTAAGGATGAACATCGTgactcccctatctagcatatgggcaatctCTGAACTTGTGGCCTAACTTATCACAACCAAAATAATCTCTCTGATAAACTAAGGACTCATCAAAATGGTCTCTATCACACTTCGGACATACAGGAGAATGAGGtctgttactcacactatcctgggacctggacataaTAGGCCTACTACCCTGCTTTGGCCTTATTCTGAATGCAGAATTACTGGCTGATGAAGGTGTTGGCATAAGAGAATGTCTCTGGAACTGAGGGCGGAACCCTCCAGAAAATCTAGTCTTACGATAACCTTGTTGCTCTGATCTAATTCTCTTATTCCCctatcactctctctctctcctttacTTTGTCCACTTTaatttgctgagcatgaatcattacTGTTGAAAGGTCTatatccctattaagcatagcagatctacactctttcacaacataaccagaTACTCCAGCCAAGAACTTAGTCATACTAGTTCTACAATCAaccatcataccgggagcatacttagataactggttaaacttatggcaatactccttaactgtcatggggccctgtctcaagttcataaattattctaatttttcttcccACAGCTCCGAGGTAAAGAATCTGACTAAGAAGGAATCTTGGGATAATTGCCAAGTCACATGAGTattattctcccctctactctttgtccacatctccacccaatcataagcaacttCTTTCATTTGATAGGCAGCTAATTCAACAGTCTCTTCTTCTATCAcgtgcataatctgagtgatctttctcacttcatctaaaTACATTTACGGGTCTTCACTTATTTTTGACCCAAataactcaggtggattcattcgcataaagtATATAGTTGAGCTGCCATAGAATTATTCCCTTGCGGAGGTGAAATAGTAGTGTGGGTGTTAGCTTGGGTATTGGTGGTGACCGCCTAGGCTAGCTCTTAGAAAGCTGCCTGGAATTTAGCATGGGACACcgtctcacctaaaggatcaatgggttgagaTCGTTCGTTGTTTTAGTAagctctatgaggaggcatttCTATCAGAAGACAGCACGAATTAACAACAGAGAGAAACAGTCATAGGTACAATAGATTTTTAAAGAATGAACAAACTTTCCCTAAtacatcccgtagcctcttgctcatagatgtggcgcgctacacactcaaTTAtgaagactctacgtaacacatcttgtcagactcccttggactccttgaaccttaggctatgatactaagCTTGTAACGCCATAAGAACCTACCcggagacgtcacatggtgctcaagacaacatgtggcctcaagctaaccctctaagcctgtcattaATATATGAACACGTTGTAGCACAAATCATGCTatgataaagaggaataaccatatCATTAACATACTAAAACATGAAGTAACACTGCTCTATACAAACAAAATGCTGAAATTTCTGTACACACTGGTACACTAGTCTAagaaagcctctactacataggactgaggagccattgagacaaatccccaactaacttgtACTAAACTAAAAGGACTCACCAAATGCAAAAATGTAGATAAGGGTACTCAAAGTTCACCGTCGCTACTGAGATTTGGCACCTGAATCTATaccatgaggaaatatagaatacaaaagagtatgagagtcagtacttgggaatgtactaagtatgtgggggtggatacaatatttttaaataatatcataaatgtataagaaaatcatgcatgctaacaataataactctcttcccttcaattatctaaaacatcatttccataagtcattagtaataacatatgcttcctaaatctcataaatcattttactcaactcaaaatctttgactcatgacttagagtcaCTTGGTAACTCATGGTACATAGATCATTATAGACGTGAGAGTTTCTTAGAACTAACATAACAACACCATGTGAGCTGcttggagtccaacattttgccctcctaaggagagaaccccacattggtgggggtgttgtactcttgccagagagtacaacctcaatctcgttatcacaatcccatacacAGCCTCTGGcacataattatcaacatcaattctATGGTGGTATGAAGTTTCAAGGAAAcaccacatttcccgctcggtgctaaatacttcttCCAGACTCAGcacagaatgcgttaggaaatctaccttaatcaataacaactcatgggtctattttagagaccaaaacataaatatatatctcttctataaatcataaacatcttgtggattcctaacctgACTCAATTCAacaaaatctttctcaatatcaagtacatttgcttttcaaatcattttcaaatattaaagctttaaggaaacatcataggactcattctttactttcaatctcaaatatcaagATATATTCactagtcaaatttctcatggaaaggcataactcatgacagtTGTCTTAAATCACTTaaaaaatcatcatcacataatgaaaatatacaactcatggaataaattctcaatttaagaaacatgatggtgaaataatcataaatattaaacttattcaactcaaatctcataaatcgtagataaagaaatttgggtgtaaactaACTTGCAAAATcctgtaaatcaataatagaaagtaaacctttaggcacaagaatgaaaggagtgttcttgttcaagccccatataccttggattataattttggagatgtagaaacttttTTGGAACTTCTTTATTACATTTCTAAGCTAAGATCCTTAATGCCTTTGACTAGGGGatctatggaagatccttgaatttcttggtaGGAGTTTTGATTATTGCGTTGagaaaaaaccctagttttctagaaaattcttcaagaaatttgagagaaataggagaaaatgatcTTCTATTAACTAGTTTGATGTATATATGAGGCAAAAAGGAatgtaaatgaccaaaatgcctttttgaaaaatctgaaattcGGTGATTGGGGCCTATGACGGTCGATCTGACAGTCCGTCAAGTCTCctaacggtccaccagatcgtctgTCACTCCAGTGTCAAACCTGGAATGTTCTGCCTCAACGTGATGGTCAAAGTGACAGTCCATCAGGAaagtgacggtccaccaagtcatctTTCACTCGAGgtccagaaatgagacattctttcttgacctgacggaccccttgatggtccatcaacttttGACGGTCTGGCATCTTGGCTGTCACATGGTGACCAGGAGAGAGGTCACTTccttggcttgacgggacacTTGACAGTCCACCGAGGACCTGACAATCAGCCAGGTCGACTGTCAGGCCTAGGCAATCCGATATCGCTGAGTAAAACGGCTATAACTCCCTAGTTCGAAGTCGGATTTCAATTAAAttagtatcaatggaaagcttattcaatgctctacatggtttaaacataaatcactttggtagtcatacatatccactcaaaataTGGATTTCGGCTTAATAAataattggggtattacaatatctcccccttggatacattcgtcctcaaatgttgcCAGATATgccaaaaacaaaagaaaatgaggacatatagctggaacgactcacaTCTAAGGGCTAACTTTAATCTAAACTTTTGAGCACTTCCCCAAATAAACAAACCGTAGACAAAATAACCATATAGTTGATTACATTAGATTTGAAGTAAACTGAATTAAGGGAATAGTACATTCAGCTTGATTCGAACACATGGATAAAAAATGAGGGTCATCGGCTTGCAtattttcttctgcttcccaagtggcaccttCGACTGATTAATTTCTCCACAGAattttaaccaagggaacttacTTGTTCCTCAATCTATCGACTTGATATTCTAGGATTTCAACCgatatttcatcatataaaaggctatcctaaacatcACAACCTTCCGACGGATCAACAACAGAGTCTCCAATGTgattcttgagcatagaaaca
The Capsicum annuum cultivar UCD-10X-F1 chromosome 6, UCD10Xv1.1, whole genome shotgun sequence DNA segment above includes these coding regions:
- the LOC124899513 gene encoding uncharacterized protein LOC124899513, which encodes MVDCRTSMTKFLAGVSGYVVKECRSAMLNRDIDLSTVMIHAQQIKVDKFQRHSLMPTPSSASNSAFRIRPKQGSRPIMSRSQDSVSNRPHSPGASSSTAGGQRQNHFYAIPPHLEQENSPDVVTGTLCVSHFDIYVLMEPG